Genomic DNA from Leptospira venezuelensis:
ACGTATAAAACGTTAGTAGCGCTAGCTGCCTTGGAAAGTGGGCACAAGGTGGATTATACTCCTGAAACTAGTTACCAATGTAATGGTAGTTATACTTTAAAATCTACATTCGCTGGTGTTCCCGACCAAGTATTCTATTGTTGGGAGAAGGGAGGGCATGGTACGAATGACCTAGCTCATGCGCTTCAAAAATCATGTTCAGTATATTTTTATAACCTAGGATATAAGCTCGGTTCTGATCCTATCTTGACTTATTCTCGCTTATTCTTGCTGGATCAAAAATCCAAAGTGGATCTTCCCGGAGAGATTGCAGGTCAGGTTCCTTCTCCTGCATGGAAAAAAAGAGTTTATGGAACCAGATGGTTTGATGGAGATACGATCAACCTTTCTATCGGACAAGGATTCATGTCCGTTACACCGCTTTCTATGACATTATTCTATGCGGGACTTTTGAATAAAGGGCAAATCTATCAGCCGTACATAGTAAACGAAATTAGGGATCCACTAGATAACTCAATTATAAACAGAACAGATCCTCAGAGGCTGAGTGATATTCCGATCCAATCTTCCACGGTCGAGGCAATTAAAACTGGACTTAGATTGGTTGTTAAGAATGGAACAGCCGCGTTCGTATTGAATAAGCCTGGTCTTCCTGATATTGCAGGAAAAACAGGAACTGCCCAAACAAGAAGAAGAGGATCTTCAGGATCCAACCACGCTTGGTTTATAGGATATGCACCTGCAAATGCTCCAGTCAGCGAACAAGTATTAGTCGCTGTATTCGTAGAATATGGAGTGGGCGGAGCTGCAGGAGCAGCACCTGTAGCAAGAGAAATGTTTAGAGCCGCTTTCCCTCCTGGAAGTTTCAAAAGAACTGCTGAGATACCTGAAACAGCCCCTGCGGCGCCGGAGAATTTACAATGATGTCGGATCGTTCCATAGATAGGATTGACTACTTTTTAGTCGGCTCTGTCCTCATCATGATGATTTGTAGTGTTCTCACTTTATACTCTCAAGAATACAATTTTGACGATCCTAGTATCGGCCTTATGGGCCATAAATGGTTTAAACAGCTCTTATTCTATTTAGGCGGCTTAGTGATTATGTGGTTCGTGTCTCGGATCAATTACCAATTGATCGGAGCTTACGCATTATTCATCTATGGCTTTGCTATTCTATTATTAGCACTAACGCTCGTTAAATGGATTGGGTATCTTCCTTCCAGTCGGGGGGCAAGATCTTGGATCAAGATTGGACCGTTCTTATTGCAGGCATCGGAGTTTGCAAAACTCGCAACAGTGATCTTGCTTGGTCAGTATTTAGTCTTAAAAGAAAAAGAAATGAAGAAGTTAGTGGTACTAGTGATTCCATTCGGGATCGTACTATTGCCAATGGCTTTGATACTTTTACAACCTGACTTCGGGACAGCAGTCTCCTTCTTACCAATCTTATTCACAATGTTGTTCTTGGGAGGAGCTGATTATTTTCACATTGGTTCCTTCATTACATTCGGAGGAATCTCGCTTGTTCTTCCTATGTATGTAGAATATTCTAAACTTACATTACTAAATGATATTCTTGCATTCTTACAAAGAACCGGAAAAACGGACCTTCTATCAGTAGTGAACCGATTGGGTGGAAAAACCTGGCAGGTATTAGATGGAAAAGAAGTGGCAGGGGCAAATCTAACTCCCAAAACAATTACAGCACTGAGAGAAGTATTCGATCAAGTAATCGATTTAGAAGGAAGTTTTATATTTAAGATACTCTCTAATCAAGGGTTATTGATAGGGGTAGGCGCTACACTCATCATATTCAGTATCATAATGATATTGCTTAGAGTTGCGAGAGGAAGCAAAACATTACGTTCTTATTATATTCCTCTTGGG
This window encodes:
- the rodA gene encoding rod shape-determining protein RodA codes for the protein MMSDRSIDRIDYFLVGSVLIMMICSVLTLYSQEYNFDDPSIGLMGHKWFKQLLFYLGGLVIMWFVSRINYQLIGAYALFIYGFAILLLALTLVKWIGYLPSSRGARSWIKIGPFLLQASEFAKLATVILLGQYLVLKEKEMKKLVVLVIPFGIVLLPMALILLQPDFGTAVSFLPILFTMLFLGGADYFHIGSFITFGGISLVLPMYVEYSKLTLLNDILAFLQRTGKTDLLSVVNRLGGKTWQVLDGKEVAGANLTPKTITALREVFDQVIDLEGSFIFKILSNQGLLIGVGATLIIFSIIMILLRVARGSKTLRSYYIPLGILGISLISAVVVMKTVPFRENQVIRLTAFLNPDEFKQDAGYQLRASKPAVGSGKLVGKGFLNAEMTEGKIPHVPESSTDFIFASWAEQTGFIGSVFLLFFLFSIPLRGLQISYESKDRFGSLLASGIVAMLFYHMAINIGIVLGLLPVTGIPLSFMSYGGSHLLMSMAAVGIILSIKMRKHAN